One segment of Gasterosteus aculeatus chromosome 3, fGasAcu3.hap1.1, whole genome shotgun sequence DNA contains the following:
- the cldn15la gene encoding claudin 15-like a produces the protein MSTAVEATGFVMCIVSWLITGSALANDYWKMSTVSGSVIISQRQFENLWHSCAENSAGIAECRDFESLLALPAHISASRALMIMSLLLGLGSMVVALLGLKCIKIGSATDQSKAKIAVGGGVLSMLAGLCCMIAVSWYAYRVVQDFHNPFFGGVKFELSTGLYMGWGGSCLAILGGAFLCSACKRAAPKGMKSGFYGNKTPKVYTATAKSEPDSRAYV, from the exons ATGTCGACGGCCGTGGAAGCGACCGGGTTCGTGATGTGCATCGTCAGCTGGCTGATCACCGGCTCCGCGCTGGCCAACGACTACTGGAAGATGTCCACCGTGTCCGGCAGCGTCATCATCTCCCAGCGGCAGTTCGAGAACCTCTGGCACTCCTGCGCCGAGAACAGCGCCGGCATCGCCGAGTGCCGAGACTTTGAGTCGCTGCTCGCCCTCCCCG CTCACATCTCGGCGAGTCGTGCCCTGATGATCATGTCTCTGCTGCTCGGCCTTGGCTCCATGGTCGTGGCTCTGCTCGGCCTGAAGTGCATCAAGATCGGCTCGGCCACCGACCAGTCGAAGGCCAAGATCGCGGTCGGCGGCGGCGTCCTGAGCATGCTCGCAG GTCTGTGCTGCATGATCGCCGTCTCCTGGTACGCCTACAGGGTCGTGCAGGACTTCCACAACCCGTTCTTCGGCGGAGTGAA gttCGAGCTGAGCACGGGGCTCTACATGGGGTGGGGCGGATCCTGTCTGGCCATTCTGGGTGGAGCTTTTCTCTGCTCCGCCTGTAAGAGGGCGGCACCTAAAGGAATGAAAAG CGGTTTCTATGGAAACAAAACCCCGAAGGTCTACACGGCCACCGCCAAGTCGGAGCCGGACTCCAGAGCCTACGTCTGA
- the saga gene encoding S-arrestin a isoform X2: protein MNPKNVVFKKICKDKSVAVYMGRRDFVDRVDSVDPVDGVILIDPEALQGRKVFVTLSCTFRYGRDDMDVMGIAFRRELYLSTRQVYPALQDREKGTHTRTQAKLLRKLGQDAYPFFFEFPDNLPCSVALQPSAQDGGKQCAVEFEIHAFSAESQDAKIRKRSSVKLTIRKVQYAPETEGAAPSVETTRDFVMSDKPLHVKASLDKEIYYHGDCVKVHVIVTNHSSKTIKNVIVSVDQVSTVVLYSNDCYVKSVAIEEPGDSVSPGATLQKVYTLLPLLANNRERRGIAVDGKLKHEDTNLASSSIVKDGVLKEVMGIMVSYRIMVKLIVAGMIGSSEVGVEIPFKLMHPKPDAASWRRRWSSRSSSAPT, encoded by the exons ATGAACCCCAAAAATGTCGTTTTCAAGAAGATTTGCAAAGACAAGTCG GTTGCAGTTTACATGGGGAGACGGGACTTTGTGGACCGAGTGGACTCCGTGGATCCAGTGG ATGGCGTCATCCTGATCGATCCCGAGGCTCTGCAGGGGAGGAAAG TCTTCGTCACCCTGTCCTGCACCTTTCGCTACGGCAGAGACGACATGGACGTGATGGGCATCGCCTTCCGCCGCGAGCTGTACCTGTCCACCCGCCAGGTGTACCCGGCCCTGCAGGACCGCGAGAAGGGGACCCACACCAGGACGCAGGCCAAGCTGCTGCGAAAGCTGGGACAAGACGCCTACCCGTTCTTCTTCGAG TTTCCCGACAACCTGCCTTGCTCAGTGGCTCTCCAGCCGTCGGCCCAAGACGGCGGCAAG caaTGTGCCGTGGAGTTCGAGATCCACGCGTTCAGCGCCGAGAGCCAAGACGCCAAGATCCGCAAACG GAGCTCCGTGAAGCTGACCATCAGGAAGGTGCAGTACGCGCCGGAGACGGAGGGCGCGGCTCCGTCCGTGGAGACCACGCGGGACTTTGTCATGTCGGACAAACCGCTGCACGTCAAGGCCAGTCTGGACAAAGAG ATCTACTACCACGGTGATTGCGTCAAAGTGCACGTCATCGTGACCAACCATTCCAGCAAAACCATCAAGAACGTCATCGTCTCTG TGGATCAGGTCTCCACGGTGGTGTTGTACTCCAACGACTGCTACGTCAAATCTGTGGCCATCGAGGAACCCGG GGATTCGGTGTCTCCAGGAGCGACTCTCCAGAAGGTCTACACTTTGCTGCCTCTGCTGGCCAACAACCGGGAGAGGAGAGGCATCGCCGTGGACGGAAAGCTGAAGCACGAAGACACAAACCTGGCTTCATCCAGCAT CGTCAAGGACGGTGTGCTGAAGGAGGTGATGGGGATCATGGTTTCATACAGAATCATGGTGAAGCTCATTGTTGCAGG GATGATAGGATCAAG TGAAGTCGGTGTGGAGATTCCCTTCAAACTGATGCACCCTAAACCTGATGCAG cgagctggaggagg
- the saga gene encoding S-arrestin a isoform X1 — MNPKNVVFKKICKDKSVAVYMGRRDFVDRVDSVDPVDGVILIDPEALQGRKVFVTLSCTFRYGRDDMDVMGIAFRRELYLSTRQVYPALQDREKGTHTRTQAKLLRKLGQDAYPFFFEFPDNLPCSVALQPSAQDGGKQCAVEFEIHAFSAESQDAKIRKRSSVKLTIRKVQYAPETEGAAPSVETTRDFVMSDKPLHVKASLDKEIYYHGDCVKVHVIVTNHSSKTIKNVIVSVDQVSTVVLYSNDCYVKSVAIEEPGDSVSPGATLQKVYTLLPLLANNRERRGIAVDGKLKHEDTNLASSSIVKDGVLKEVMGIMVSYRIMVKLIVAGMIGSSEVGVEIPFKLMHPKPDAVKESELEEEMEFQEFKRSYLKGMNEDEDEEGNVSGGDDIAPKEK; from the exons ATGAACCCCAAAAATGTCGTTTTCAAGAAGATTTGCAAAGACAAGTCG GTTGCAGTTTACATGGGGAGACGGGACTTTGTGGACCGAGTGGACTCCGTGGATCCAGTGG ATGGCGTCATCCTGATCGATCCCGAGGCTCTGCAGGGGAGGAAAG TCTTCGTCACCCTGTCCTGCACCTTTCGCTACGGCAGAGACGACATGGACGTGATGGGCATCGCCTTCCGCCGCGAGCTGTACCTGTCCACCCGCCAGGTGTACCCGGCCCTGCAGGACCGCGAGAAGGGGACCCACACCAGGACGCAGGCCAAGCTGCTGCGAAAGCTGGGACAAGACGCCTACCCGTTCTTCTTCGAG TTTCCCGACAACCTGCCTTGCTCAGTGGCTCTCCAGCCGTCGGCCCAAGACGGCGGCAAG caaTGTGCCGTGGAGTTCGAGATCCACGCGTTCAGCGCCGAGAGCCAAGACGCCAAGATCCGCAAACG GAGCTCCGTGAAGCTGACCATCAGGAAGGTGCAGTACGCGCCGGAGACGGAGGGCGCGGCTCCGTCCGTGGAGACCACGCGGGACTTTGTCATGTCGGACAAACCGCTGCACGTCAAGGCCAGTCTGGACAAAGAG ATCTACTACCACGGTGATTGCGTCAAAGTGCACGTCATCGTGACCAACCATTCCAGCAAAACCATCAAGAACGTCATCGTCTCTG TGGATCAGGTCTCCACGGTGGTGTTGTACTCCAACGACTGCTACGTCAAATCTGTGGCCATCGAGGAACCCGG GGATTCGGTGTCTCCAGGAGCGACTCTCCAGAAGGTCTACACTTTGCTGCCTCTGCTGGCCAACAACCGGGAGAGGAGAGGCATCGCCGTGGACGGAAAGCTGAAGCACGAAGACACAAACCTGGCTTCATCCAGCAT CGTCAAGGACGGTGTGCTGAAGGAGGTGATGGGGATCATGGTTTCATACAGAATCATGGTGAAGCTCATTGTTGCAGG GATGATAGGATCAAG TGAAGTCGGTGTGGAGATTCCCTTCAAACTGATGCACCCTAAACCTGATGCAG TGAAGGAGAG cgagctggaggagg